From Oscillospiraceae bacterium CM, a single genomic window includes:
- a CDS encoding acyltransferase — MSTAQTREYLYIVKALALFSIVCAHCGVWSDNAGAGGKTAVLVMLSVGASGVGVFLLVAGYLFYGSRKSARAFFQGKVTSLVVPWLVCGTVDYLYVALRKGGLGLSDWFLALTCKSHYYFLTVLFASYIVFFYIRGRRFEGVALLCLAALSVTSITLTGAGVLKLNPYINPFNWFIYFILGVALKKYALLNTIVGFCKKGIWVLALWYGLAIFLPVSGGLHIDYWQNAAIPAELLAILTILGFAARLQKQKLASLPVQLGKRSFSVYLIHMIPAGLVVRLTSDVDFWPVILLRPFVVITLSLAAIGLCRLTARKRGVLKTADILIGVRE, encoded by the coding sequence ATGAGCACGGCACAGACAAGAGAATACCTCTATATCGTCAAAGCGCTGGCGCTCTTCAGTATCGTCTGCGCGCACTGCGGCGTTTGGTCCGATAACGCCGGGGCGGGCGGCAAAACGGCCGTTCTTGTTATGCTCAGTGTTGGCGCTAGTGGTGTCGGCGTTTTTCTGCTCGTCGCCGGTTACCTTTTTTACGGCAGCCGAAAGTCGGCGCGCGCTTTCTTTCAAGGGAAGGTCACGTCGTTGGTTGTCCCATGGCTCGTTTGCGGAACGGTTGATTACCTTTATGTCGCGCTGCGAAAAGGCGGCCTGGGGTTGAGCGACTGGTTTCTTGCGCTGACTTGTAAGAGCCATTATTACTTCCTCACGGTTTTGTTCGCCTCCTATATTGTTTTCTTTTACATCCGCGGGCGCCGTTTTGAAGGAGTGGCGCTGCTCTGCCTCGCCGCACTGTCCGTCACGAGCATTACACTGACCGGCGCGGGTGTTTTGAAGCTCAACCCTTATATCAATCCGTTCAATTGGTTTATCTATTTCATTCTTGGGGTCGCTTTGAAAAAATACGCGCTGCTTAACACCATCGTCGGCTTTTGTAAAAAAGGTATATGGGTCCTCGCATTGTGGTATGGTCTTGCCATATTTTTACCCGTTTCCGGTGGTTTGCATATTGACTACTGGCAAAACGCCGCCATACCCGCTGAACTGCTCGCCATTCTGACAATTTTGGGCTTTGCCGCGCGGCTTCAAAAACAAAAACTGGCGTCTTTGCCGGTGCAGCTTGGAAAGCGCTCCTTCTCGGTTTATCTCATTCATATGATACCGGCCGGTCTTGTCGTCAGGCTGACGAGCGACGTGGATTTTTGGCCTGTGATCCTTCTAAGACCGTTTGTCGTCATCACGCTGTCGCTTGCCGCCATCGGCCTCTGTCGGTTGACGGCGCGCAAACGAGGTGTTTTAAAAACAGCCGATATCCTCATCGGGGTGCGGGAATGA
- a CDS encoding acyltransferase, with protein sequence MTLKTLLLKSPGLTALCAAVYRLFGFNGIRIKGKENVIYQQSGFVRQTKFKLLGNRNTVIIGPHCHISNCRFFISGCGNMMILHERVTADGSDFYMEDDGGVIEIGTGTVINAGSHLACIEGTHLTLGRDCLLSSDVVIRTGDSHALVDQNGVRINASRDVTLGDRVWVGHRVTFLKGSGVGSDSVAATNAVVTKFFTESNIVIGGNPAAVIRREITWAPERKTGINA encoded by the coding sequence ATGACGCTTAAAACGCTTCTTTTGAAGTCCCCCGGCCTGACGGCGCTTTGTGCGGCCGTTTACAGACTATTTGGGTTTAATGGCATCCGAATAAAAGGAAAAGAGAACGTCATATATCAACAAAGCGGCTTTGTCAGACAGACAAAATTTAAGCTGCTAGGCAATCGGAACACCGTGATCATCGGCCCGCACTGCCATATCAGCAATTGCCGGTTTTTTATATCCGGCTGCGGCAACATGATGATTCTGCACGAGCGCGTCACAGCCGACGGCAGTGACTTTTATATGGAGGACGATGGGGGCGTCATCGAAATCGGCACCGGCACCGTTATTAACGCGGGATCACATCTGGCCTGCATCGAAGGAACACATCTGACGCTCGGCAGAGATTGTCTTCTGTCGTCCGACGTTGTGATAAGGACGGGCGATAGCCACGCCCTTGTTGACCAAAACGGCGTACGGATTAATGCCTCGCGCGATGTGACGCTCGGCGACCGTGTCTGGGTCGGGCACCGCGTAACCTTTTTAAAAGGTTCGGGCGTCGGATCGGATAGTGTTGCTGCGACAAACGCCGTCGTCACGAAATTTTTTACAGAATCCAATATCGTCATTGGGGGCAACCCGGCGGCCGTTATCCGTCGGGAGATTACATGGGCGCCGGAGCGGAAAACGGGGATTAATGCATGA
- a CDS encoding glycosyltransferase family 4 protein: protein MFLFYWIHEFYLKPYRGCFIEKARITAATSDGSCRQSVKAAWLKGESTVKILLITAAWPPCGEQNLYTDLIETFCDMGHEVTVAAVGIHAEKSGLRPEKHCRVLAVKTRPLQKTGKYRKVLFSFFAGLQLARAVFRNFKREPVDLIVFSTPPITLLPGVLLIKRHLKAPLYLLLKDIWPDDTVGIGGMRKGGVVWRVFRFLANRTYRAADFIGCMSEASVRYLHRHYPELPSEKVEVCPNSRKSRKRPPVDRQAIRRQYGIPDSALVIVYGGNLGKAQGIGFLIDIAIAYRNDLAVFFLIVGTGTEALALKRGLLTADAPNVRLLPALPSPDYEALTASCDVGLVLLHPLGRVPNFPSRLLSYLMAGLPVIVAADDATDMGDILERQQCGFKCRNGDLSRFKQAVEALKDEKKRLDMGQKSLQLFRTHYTTAVSCAAILRHFGASVKEESHDA, encoded by the coding sequence ATGTTTCTTTTTTACTGGATACACGAATTTTATTTAAAGCCCTATCGGGGCTGTTTTATCGAAAAAGCACGGATTACGGCGGCTACATCCGACGGCAGCTGTCGGCAGAGCGTCAAAGCAGCATGGCTGAAGGGGGAGAGCACCGTTAAAATTCTTCTGATTACAGCCGCCTGGCCCCCATGCGGTGAACAGAATCTCTACACCGATCTGATAGAGACATTTTGTGATATGGGGCATGAGGTGACGGTTGCCGCCGTGGGAATACACGCGGAAAAGTCCGGCCTACGCCCTGAAAAGCATTGCCGCGTACTGGCGGTGAAAACAAGGCCGCTCCAAAAAACCGGAAAATACAGAAAAGTTTTGTTCTCCTTTTTCGCTGGGCTCCAGCTCGCTCGCGCCGTCTTCCGAAATTTTAAGCGGGAGCCGGTTGATCTGATTGTTTTTTCAACGCCGCCGATTACGCTTCTTCCCGGCGTGCTGTTAATCAAAAGGCATTTAAAGGCGCCCTTATATCTTCTGTTAAAAGACATCTGGCCGGACGATACGGTCGGCATCGGCGGCATGCGCAAAGGCGGCGTTGTCTGGCGCGTTTTTCGTTTTCTGGCTAATCGCACATACCGGGCGGCCGACTTTATCGGCTGCATGTCGGAGGCTTCGGTCCGCTATCTCCACCGGCACTATCCTGAGCTGCCGTCAGAGAAGGTGGAAGTCTGCCCCAACAGCAGAAAAAGCCGGAAACGCCCGCCGGTAGACCGGCAGGCCATCCGGCGTCAGTATGGGATACCAGACTCGGCGCTTGTGATTGTTTATGGCGGCAATCTAGGCAAGGCACAGGGCATTGGGTTTCTCATCGATATTGCCATAGCGTACCGGAATGATTTGGCGGTGTTCTTTTTAATTGTCGGCACCGGAACCGAGGCGTTGGCTTTGAAGCGCGGCCTACTGACTGCAGACGCGCCGAATGTGCGGCTGCTCCCCGCTTTGCCGAGCCCCGATTATGAGGCGCTCACGGCTTCGTGCGATGTGGGGCTTGTTTTGCTCCATCCGTTGGGGCGGGTACCGAATTTTCCGTCACGCCTGCTCTCTTACCTGATGGCAGGCCTTCCCGTCATTGTCGCCGCAGACGACGCAACAGACATGGGAGACATTCTTGAGCGACAGCAATGCGGTTTTAAATGCCGAAACGGTGATCTTTCGCGCTTTAAACAGGCTGTTGAAGCATTAAAGGATGAAAAGAAGCGGTTGGATATGGGGCAAAAATCGCTCCAATTATTCAGAACGCACTATACAACTGCGGTAAGCTGCGCGGCCATTCTGCGCCATTTCGGCGCATCCGTCAAAGAAGAAAGCCATGACGCTTAA
- a CDS encoding NeuD/PglB/VioB family sugar acetyltransferase, producing the protein MENLIIYGAGDLGREFLWLAASSLPGLCLLGFLDDALLPGTVIWHYPVLGDATYFERILTPTAVLCAVGAPTDKRRIVRALKRLPFICFPAVVHPSAILADRTKLGEGSVVGPLCTVSVDTIVGSHVLINQGCAVGHHGYIGDFAMLAPGCRLGGHVTVGEGAVLGVGCSIKPGVAIGEYAVIGAGAAVVCDIPAYCTAVGVPARPCENSVGISDV; encoded by the coding sequence TTGGAAAATCTCATTATCTACGGCGCGGGGGATCTAGGCCGAGAATTTTTATGGCTTGCAGCCTCAAGCCTGCCGGGCCTCTGTCTTTTGGGCTTTCTGGATGATGCACTCCTACCTGGAACTGTTATATGGCACTATCCGGTTCTTGGGGATGCGACATATTTTGAACGCATCTTAACGCCGACTGCCGTTTTATGTGCCGTTGGTGCGCCAACCGACAAAAGGCGCATCGTTCGAGCGCTGAAGCGGCTGCCGTTTATTTGTTTTCCGGCTGTCGTGCACCCGTCAGCCATTCTTGCCGACAGAACGAAGCTGGGGGAGGGAAGTGTGGTCGGCCCCTTATGCACAGTTTCGGTTGACACGATTGTCGGCAGCCACGTACTCATCAATCAAGGCTGCGCCGTCGGCCATCACGGCTATATTGGCGATTTCGCAATGCTGGCACCAGGCTGCCGTCTGGGTGGCCATGTTACGGTAGGGGAGGGGGCTGTCCTCGGCGTCGGATGCTCAATCAAACCCGGCGTTGCCATCGGGGAATATGCTGTTATTGGTGCAGGAGCCGCTGTCGTATGCGATATCCCGGCTTACTGCACGGCTGTTGGCGTTCCGGCAAGGCCTTGTGAAAATAGCGTCGGTATCAGCGATGTATAA
- a CDS encoding PIG-L family deacetylase, whose amino-acid sequence MRILVIAAHPDDEVLGCGGYIARLSESNEVFTAIVTEGCSAQYADTDYKKIIALKKKAALKANGLLGVRDVFFGDFPDMRLDTVGHVTINAFLEKVIAETAPRLVLTHHPGDLNLDHQLVYRSTMVAARPVDRHPIDILLYETPSATEWQGYDYKTAFIPTVFIDIDETIARKIEALAEYDIELRSAPHPRSEHGIRAHASYRGLAAGLMYAEAFSLQRSIEFGISP is encoded by the coding sequence ATGAGAATTCTCGTAATCGCCGCGCACCCGGACGACGAGGTGCTTGGCTGCGGCGGGTATATAGCGCGGCTATCCGAGTCAAACGAGGTTTTTACGGCTATCGTCACCGAGGGTTGCAGTGCGCAGTATGCCGATACGGATTACAAAAAGATTATCGCCCTTAAAAAAAAGGCCGCCTTGAAGGCTAACGGCCTGCTGGGCGTCCGAGACGTTTTTTTCGGTGATTTCCCAGATATGCGCCTTGATACCGTGGGGCATGTCACGATTAATGCCTTTTTGGAAAAGGTGATTGCGGAAACAGCCCCGCGCCTTGTTTTGACGCATCATCCCGGTGACTTGAACCTGGACCATCAGCTCGTCTATCGCTCGACGATGGTGGCTGCCCGCCCTGTGGATAGACATCCGATCGATATACTTCTGTATGAGACGCCCTCAGCTACCGAATGGCAAGGCTATGATTATAAAACGGCTTTCATTCCAACTGTCTTTATCGATATTGATGAGACGATTGCGCGGAAAATCGAAGCACTGGCAGAGTATGACATCGAGCTGCGTTCTGCGCCGCACCCGCGGTCAGAGCATGGCATCCGCGCCCATGCCTCTTATAGGGGGCTGGCGGCCGGTCTTATGTACGCCGAAGCGTTTAGCCTTCAGCGGTCCATTGAGTTCGGTATTTCACCGTGA
- a CDS encoding WbqC family protein: MTAAIHQPDYIPYLGYFYKISRADVFVFLDDAQFSNTGGHDRNLFKTPLGVKALKIPVSQTLGDAINEVRTKDHLGWKAKHLSAVREHYKSAPFFDAVFPIFSELLEPAYDNIARLNEAVIVRFSHEFGFDTAFLQSSQLHIRTKKEQRVIDLCRAVGADTYLSGNGAQVYQTLAHFSENGVQLTYSAYTPFEYPQLWGSFIENLSVLDYVMNCGFNWRDDNDQRIRQFS, encoded by the coding sequence GTGACGGCCGCTATTCACCAGCCGGATTATATCCCGTATCTCGGGTATTTTTATAAAATTAGCCGGGCGGATGTTTTTGTTTTTCTCGATGACGCCCAGTTTTCCAATACCGGCGGTCATGACAGAAACCTCTTCAAAACGCCTTTGGGGGTTAAAGCCCTTAAAATACCGGTATCACAGACCTTGGGCGACGCCATTAACGAGGTTCGGACAAAAGATCATCTCGGCTGGAAGGCAAAGCATCTCTCAGCCGTCCGTGAGCATTACAAAAGCGCCCCTTTTTTTGATGCCGTCTTCCCGATTTTCAGCGAACTTCTGGAACCGGCGTATGACAACATCGCCCGATTAAACGAGGCGGTCATCGTCCGTTTCAGCCATGAATTCGGTTTTGACACGGCATTTTTACAGTCATCTCAGTTACACATCCGCACAAAAAAAGAACAGCGGGTCATTGACCTCTGCCGCGCTGTTGGGGCCGATACGTATCTATCCGGCAACGGCGCGCAGGTCTATCAAACATTAGCGCATTTTTCGGAAAACGGCGTGCAGCTCACTTATAGTGCTTATACGCCGTTCGAATACCCGCAGCTTTGGGGCAGCTTTATTGAAAATCTATCCGTTTTGGATTATGTCATGAACTGTGGCTTTAACTGGAGGGACGACAACGATCAAAGAATACGGCAGTTTTCTTGA
- a CDS encoding polysaccharide biosynthesis protein, with translation MSEFFSTSTDHFFGAELPPRPLQARLSCEINTDDLLGRPPAVLNTEKIREGLHDKTVLVTGGAGSIGSEICQHVLSSGCKKLILFDINENALFALNNAFRKKFNPERYDVVVGSVKDGGSLTDIFARHQIDVVFHAAAHKHVPLMESNPAEAIKNNVFGTLKTAQMAVQYGTRKFILVSTDKAVNATSIMGATKRIAEMIVQRLNDDAPLTELAAVRFGNVLGSSGSVIPMFQSQIRDGGPVTVTHPAVERYFMTIKEAVSLVLLAASMARGGEIFVLDMGKPIKILDLAHNMIRLNGLKPERDILVEFIGLRPGEKMYEELSFHNELLGKTENNKIFVCGPANVSPCLLPRLKKLEEILQSTRELEYKTLLDDIIDGAC, from the coding sequence ATGTCCGAATTCTTTTCAACATCAACCGATCACTTTTTCGGTGCCGAATTGCCGCCGCGGCCGCTTCAGGCCCGCCTTTCCTGCGAGATTAACACCGACGACCTGCTTGGCCGCCCGCCGGCTGTTCTGAATACGGAAAAGATCAGAGAAGGCCTTCATGACAAAACTGTTCTCGTGACGGGCGGTGCGGGTTCCATCGGGTCGGAAATCTGCCAGCACGTGCTGTCATCCGGGTGTAAAAAATTGATTTTATTCGATATAAACGAAAACGCTTTATTCGCGCTGAATAATGCGTTCCGGAAGAAATTCAACCCCGAGCGCTATGACGTTGTTGTCGGCTCCGTCAAGGACGGCGGCAGTCTGACAGACATTTTTGCCCGGCATCAGATCGACGTCGTTTTTCACGCGGCAGCACACAAGCATGTCCCGCTCATGGAAAGCAATCCGGCCGAGGCGATTAAGAACAACGTCTTCGGCACATTAAAAACCGCACAAATGGCCGTTCAATACGGCACCCGAAAATTTATTCTCGTTTCAACCGATAAGGCTGTCAATGCAACAAGCATTATGGGTGCAACGAAGCGCATCGCCGAAATGATCGTCCAGCGGCTCAATGATGATGCCCCCTTGACCGAGCTCGCGGCCGTCCGCTTCGGCAATGTTCTTGGCAGCAGCGGCAGCGTCATCCCAATGTTTCAGAGCCAGATTCGGGACGGCGGCCCTGTTACGGTGACGCATCCGGCGGTCGAGCGCTATTTTATGACAATTAAGGAAGCTGTCAGCCTCGTTCTGCTGGCCGCGTCCATGGCCCGCGGCGGTGAGATTTTCGTTTTGGATATGGGCAAACCGATCAAAATCCTTGATCTCGCGCACAACATGATCCGCCTGAACGGCTTAAAGCCGGAGCGGGATATTCTTGTCGAGTTCATCGGTCTTCGCCCCGGTGAAAAAATGTATGAGGAACTGTCTTTTCATAACGAGCTTCTTGGAAAAACAGAGAACAACAAAATCTTCGTCTGCGGCCCTGCCAATGTTTCCCCCTGTCTTCTGCCTCGTCTTAAGAAATTAGAGGAGATCCTCCAATCAACCCGAGAACTGGAATATAAAACGCTCCTTGATGACATCATCGACGGCGCCTGTTGA
- a CDS encoding polysaccharide biosynthesis protein: MDNLFNNKTLLITGGTGSFGNAVLERFISTAIAEIRIFSRDEKKQDEMRFHYNSDKISYYIGDVRDPAGLRSVMHGVDFVFHAAALKQVPSCEFFPLEAVKTNVLGTENVLSACIEAGVSKVVCLSTDKAAYPVNAMGASKAMMEKVFVAKSRAVLPEKTLICGTRYGNVLCSRGSVIPLFIGQIKAGKPLTVTDPSMTRFIMSLDEAVELVLFAFEHAESGDILVQKAPACTVGVLAQALLELFEADIPIKTIGIRHGEKMFETLLTNEECAAAVDMGAFYRVPADKRGLNYDKYVSLGLRPHVGLKEFNSNNAEQLTVGQVKEKLRGLPCIREALSDRFPAKPAVQPVQE; the protein is encoded by the coding sequence ATGGATAATTTATTTAACAACAAAACACTGCTTATAACAGGCGGAACCGGCAGCTTCGGCAATGCCGTTTTAGAACGCTTTATATCAACCGCTATTGCTGAAATTCGTATCTTCTCACGTGACGAAAAGAAGCAGGACGAGATGCGATTTCACTATAATAGCGACAAAATCAGTTACTACATTGGCGATGTGCGGGACCCCGCAGGCCTTCGCAGCGTTATGCACGGCGTTGACTTTGTGTTTCACGCGGCAGCGTTAAAGCAGGTGCCGTCCTGTGAATTCTTTCCGCTTGAAGCCGTGAAAACAAATGTGCTCGGAACGGAAAATGTCTTGTCGGCTTGTATCGAAGCAGGCGTTTCTAAGGTCGTCTGCCTGTCGACCGACAAGGCTGCTTATCCCGTCAACGCCATGGGCGCTTCAAAGGCAATGATGGAGAAGGTCTTTGTCGCCAAGTCGAGAGCCGTTCTACCGGAGAAAACGCTCATCTGCGGCACACGCTACGGCAACGTCCTCTGTTCACGGGGCTCCGTCATCCCCTTGTTCATTGGGCAGATAAAGGCCGGAAAACCGCTGACCGTCACCGATCCATCGATGACGCGCTTTATCATGAGCCTCGACGAGGCGGTCGAACTCGTTCTCTTTGCGTTTGAACATGCCGAGAGCGGCGATATCCTCGTACAGAAGGCGCCGGCCTGCACCGTTGGCGTACTGGCCCAGGCGCTCTTGGAACTGTTTGAGGCTGACATTCCAATTAAAACCATCGGCATCCGCCACGGTGAAAAAATGTTTGAGACGCTTTTAACAAACGAGGAATGCGCCGCCGCTGTTGATATGGGGGCCTTTTACCGCGTACCGGCTGATAAGCGCGGCTTGAATTATGACAAGTACGTCAGCTTGGGATTGCGGCCTCACGTCGGGCTGAAGGAGTTTAACTCCAACAACGCCGAACAGCTCACGGTTGGGCAAGTCAAGGAAAAGCTGCGCGGCTTACCCTGTATCCGAGAAGCGTTGTCCGACAGGTTTCCCGCCAAGCCTGCCGTACAGCCGGTTCAGGAATAA
- a CDS encoding NAD-dependent epimerase/dehydratase family protein — translation MKILVTGAAGFIGKNLVAALNNQPDVELYLFHADDDPAQLHAFTKDCAFVCHLAGANRPDNPDDFGTVNVGLTARLIDQLEDNKNACPILYTSSVQADEDTPYGRSKKAAEFLLDAHSRITGARTYISRLPNVFGKWCRPDYNSAVATFCRNTAHCLPIRVDDPSRTLRLVYIDDVVDTYVRIMTDTTAAAAGCCLVPVPYEKTLGEIVSILSEFKACRDQKSLPNMGDDFVRKLYATYLTYLPAEALSHRVETSVDARGMFAELFRSEDLGQLSVCVAKPGAVRGNHWHQTKNEKFIALSGTGKIMLRRVGAPDVIEFDVSGNLITAVEIPPGYTHAILNTGQSDLVVLIWASEPFDPARPDTYRLEV, via the coding sequence ATGAAAATTTTGGTGACGGGCGCCGCCGGGTTTATCGGAAAAAACCTCGTCGCGGCGCTGAACAATCAGCCGGACGTTGAACTGTATCTCTTTCACGCCGACGATGATCCCGCGCAGCTGCACGCGTTTACAAAAGATTGTGCCTTTGTCTGCCATCTCGCGGGGGCAAACCGCCCCGATAATCCCGACGATTTTGGCACCGTTAATGTCGGCTTGACGGCACGCCTTATAGATCAGCTCGAAGATAACAAAAACGCCTGTCCAATTCTCTATACTTCTTCCGTTCAGGCTGACGAAGATACACCTTACGGCCGGAGCAAAAAAGCAGCAGAATTCCTTCTTGATGCCCACAGCCGTATCACCGGCGCGCGCACTTATATATCCCGCCTTCCGAATGTTTTCGGCAAATGGTGCCGTCCTGACTATAACAGTGCCGTCGCGACCTTCTGCCGCAACACAGCGCACTGCCTACCCATCCGCGTCGATGACCCTAGCCGTACGCTTCGTCTCGTCTACATTGATGATGTGGTTGACACTTACGTGCGCATCATGACCGACACAACCGCGGCAGCCGCCGGATGCTGCCTCGTCCCAGTCCCATACGAAAAAACGCTCGGCGAAATTGTCTCTATTTTATCCGAATTTAAAGCCTGCCGGGATCAAAAAAGCCTCCCAAATATGGGGGACGACTTTGTGAGAAAGCTCTATGCAACGTATCTCACCTATCTCCCGGCTGAAGCGCTCTCTCATCGGGTCGAGACAAGCGTTGATGCGCGCGGCATGTTTGCCGAGCTGTTCCGGTCGGAGGATCTGGGGCAGCTCTCCGTCTGCGTCGCGAAACCAGGAGCCGTGCGCGGTAATCACTGGCATCAGACAAAAAATGAAAAATTTATCGCTTTAAGCGGGACAGGAAAAATCATGCTACGCCGCGTCGGCGCACCTGATGTTATTGAATTTGACGTTTCCGGCAATCTAATAACGGCCGTCGAGATTCCCCCGGGATATACGCACGCCATCCTCAACACCGGGCAAAGCGATCTTGTCGTTTTGATCTGGGCCAGCGAGCCGTTTGACCCCGCAAGACCGGACACATATCGGCTGGAGGTTTGA
- the wecB gene encoding UDP-N-acetylglucosamine 2-epimerase (non-hydrolyzing), whose amino-acid sequence MEKLKLMTILGTRPEIIRLSACIGVCDTYFDHVLVHTGQNWDYTLNQVFFDDLGLRAPAHYLNCAGADLGQTMGNIITRSYDLMRREKPDAVLLLGDTNSTLSAISAKRLKIPIFHMEAGNRCWDWNVPEMINRKIVDHISDVNLPYTEHARRYLLSEGLDGKMIFVTGSPMGEVLHRHREEIAQSDVLSRLSLEEKAYFLVSAHREENIDNDANFLELMQSINHIADKYGMSVIYPAHPRSMRTIKAHQFPFSPLVRLVKPFGFFDYVKLQMNSACVLSDSGTLSEESAILGFAGVLIRTSTERPETLDKGSVVIGGIQQDDVARAVALALALRVTGEGNALPADYGDLNVSIKVVNLIESYTKIVNKTVWGK is encoded by the coding sequence ATGGAAAAGCTTAAGTTGATGACGATTCTGGGTACGCGGCCGGAGATTATCCGATTGTCGGCCTGCATTGGGGTCTGCGATACTTATTTTGACCACGTCCTCGTCCACACAGGGCAGAACTGGGACTATACACTCAATCAGGTGTTTTTTGACGACTTGGGCCTGCGCGCCCCGGCTCATTATTTAAACTGCGCCGGTGCTGATCTTGGCCAAACAATGGGCAATATTATCACACGCTCATACGACCTCATGCGTCGCGAGAAGCCGGACGCCGTTCTGCTGCTGGGCGACACCAATTCAACGCTGTCAGCCATTTCGGCCAAGCGGCTCAAAATACCCATTTTCCATATGGAAGCTGGGAACCGCTGCTGGGATTGGAATGTCCCGGAGATGATCAACAGAAAAATAGTCGATCATATTTCGGATGTGAACCTCCCCTATACGGAGCACGCGCGGCGCTATCTCCTTTCCGAGGGGCTTGACGGCAAAATGATTTTCGTAACCGGCTCGCCGATGGGCGAGGTGCTCCATCGCCACCGGGAAGAGATTGCGCAAAGCGACGTGCTATCACGCCTGTCTCTTGAAGAAAAAGCCTATTTCCTTGTTTCAGCGCACCGGGAGGAGAATATCGATAACGATGCAAACTTCCTTGAGCTCATGCAGTCCATCAACCATATTGCCGACAAATACGGGATGTCGGTGATTTATCCGGCGCATCCGCGCTCGATGCGGACAATCAAGGCGCATCAGTTTCCCTTCAGCCCGCTCGTACGCCTTGTCAAGCCGTTCGGCTTTTTTGACTATGTCAAGCTGCAGATGAACAGCGCCTGCGTCCTATCTGACAGCGGTACGCTTTCGGAGGAGTCGGCCATCTTGGGCTTTGCCGGTGTCCTAATCCGAACCTCAACGGAGCGGCCGGAAACACTCGACAAAGGTTCTGTCGTCATCGGCGGTATCCAGCAAGACGATGTTGCCCGTGCTGTCGCGCTCGCTCTGGCGCTGCGCGTCACAGGCGAGGGTAACGCGCTTCCCGCCGATTATGGTGATTTAAATGTCTCCATCAAAGTCGTCAATTTGATTGAGAGCTATACGAAAATTGTCAATAAAACAGTCTGGGGAAAATAG